The Herminiimonas arsenitoxidans genome window below encodes:
- the arsH gene encoding arsenical resistance protein ArsH, producing the protein MPEHFRIPVQENFSEVPKASHAPRFLLLYGSLREKSYSRLLTMEAARLLEAMGGDVKIFDPQGLPLPDTEPETHPKVQELRRLAEWAEGMVWTSPERHGAMTGIMKAQIDWIPLSIGAVRPTQGKTLAVMEVSGGSQSFNAVNQMRILGRWMRMITIPNQSSVAKAYLEFDDNGRMKPSSYYERVVDVMEELFKFTLLTRDVSTFLVNRYSERRESAAELSKRVNQRSI; encoded by the coding sequence GTGCCAGAGCACTTTCGGATACCCGTTCAAGAAAATTTTTCAGAGGTTCCAAAAGCTTCGCATGCGCCAAGATTTTTATTGCTATACGGGTCGTTGCGCGAGAAATCTTATAGTAGGTTACTAACGATGGAGGCTGCTCGTTTGCTGGAAGCCATGGGGGGCGATGTAAAGATTTTTGATCCACAAGGATTACCTTTACCAGACACTGAGCCAGAGACACATCCTAAGGTTCAGGAACTGAGGCGCTTGGCAGAATGGGCGGAAGGCATGGTCTGGACCTCACCGGAGCGTCACGGTGCAATGACAGGCATTATGAAGGCTCAGATTGATTGGATTCCTTTATCGATTGGGGCGGTGCGCCCAACGCAAGGTAAAACTTTGGCAGTAATGGAGGTATCTGGTGGCTCGCAGTCGTTCAACGCCGTCAACCAGATGCGTATACTTGGGCGGTGGATGCGCATGATTACCATCCCAAACCAATCGTCGGTAGCAAAGGCGTACCTTGAGTTTGATGACAATGGCCGTATGAAACCATCGTCGTACTACGAGCGCGTCGTAGATGTAATGGAAGAGCTGTTTAAGTTTACTTTGCTTACTCGCGATGTTTCCACCTTTTTGGTGAACCGTTACAGCGAGCGTAGAGAAAGCGCTGCGGAATTGAGCAAACGCGTTAATCAACGCTCGATCTAG
- a CDS encoding chromate resistance protein ChrB domain-containing protein: MKWITRERPKIDRIACPWLISRFVDQNPEFLYVPAKDVMRTAEKTGATPYDVPGVELTHDGEFCSFDAILKKYKLDDPALLQLAEIVRGADTSRLGLTPQSAGLYALSLGLSRNFTDDHEMLKHGMVMYEALYTWCQQCQLETHQWPPAMK, encoded by the coding sequence ATGAAATGGATTACACGTGAGCGTCCAAAGATAGATCGCATTGCTTGCCCGTGGTTGATATCTCGTTTTGTGGATCAGAATCCCGAGTTTCTCTATGTGCCGGCGAAAGATGTGATGCGTACGGCAGAAAAAACAGGTGCCACCCCGTATGACGTACCAGGTGTGGAATTGACGCATGATGGCGAATTTTGCAGTTTCGATGCCATCCTGAAAAAATATAAGTTGGACGACCCAGCTTTACTGCAACTTGCTGAGATTGTGCGTGGTGCTGATACATCCAGACTTGGCCTCACGCCACAATCAGCTGGTTTGTATGCGCTGTCATTAGGCTTGTCACGGAATTTTACCGATGACCACGAAATGCTTAAGCATGGCATGGTGATGTACGAGGCACTATATACATGGTGTCAACAATGTCAGTTGGAAACGCATCAATGGCCACCTGCAATGAAGTAA
- a CDS encoding MFS transporter has protein sequence MDTATAKRSWLIPALGLTQIVGWGSMFYAYGVLMQPMETELHTTRSVVVGAYSIALLISGCLSTLAGAIIDRIGGRLLMGVGTLLAAAMLALLANVQSVLGLYLVWAGIGVAMSATLYQSSFAVLTQVFGTGYRRAITALTLFGGFASTVFWPLTQALSDHFGWRETWLIYAVLNLLMCFPIHALLPKHIATADISSRVQKGKASLAAVLRERSFYLLTAAVTFNALVFSAMSLHLMSILQSRGISPSYAAAIGAMVGPMQVLGRILETTVGRKMSSYKVGVLAMWLLPLALVLLFAPNQWLAIYAVFAAMYGISNGVMTIVRGTLPAELYGREAYGAVSGAMGAPVMVAIAAGPFAASLLYAFTDGYVGTLLVLIAVGVLGSVLFACTSTSMNKN, from the coding sequence ATGGATACTGCTACCGCCAAACGAAGCTGGCTTATACCGGCTTTAGGTCTTACCCAGATTGTCGGTTGGGGGTCTATGTTCTACGCCTATGGCGTCCTCATGCAACCGATGGAGACTGAACTTCACACAACCAGATCGGTTGTGGTTGGTGCGTATTCAATAGCGTTATTAATATCCGGCTGCTTATCCACATTAGCCGGTGCCATCATTGACAGAATCGGTGGGCGGCTTTTGATGGGTGTTGGGACGTTGTTAGCAGCGGCAATGTTAGCCTTGCTCGCCAACGTTCAAAGTGTCTTGGGACTCTATCTTGTATGGGCGGGCATAGGCGTTGCGATGAGTGCCACGCTGTATCAATCGTCTTTTGCAGTGTTGACACAAGTCTTCGGAACAGGATATCGACGCGCTATTACAGCGTTAACGTTGTTTGGTGGCTTCGCAAGTACTGTATTTTGGCCATTGACGCAGGCATTGTCAGATCATTTTGGTTGGCGAGAAACGTGGTTGATTTATGCCGTACTTAATCTTTTGATGTGTTTTCCGATTCATGCTCTCTTGCCGAAGCATATAGCTACAGCGGATATTTCCTCCCGTGTGCAAAAGGGCAAAGCAAGTTTGGCGGCAGTGCTGCGTGAAAGAAGTTTCTACTTATTGACAGCGGCAGTGACCTTCAATGCACTCGTATTCTCGGCAATGTCTTTGCACCTGATGTCGATTCTGCAAAGTCGAGGGATATCACCTTCGTATGCAGCAGCGATAGGGGCTATGGTCGGCCCTATGCAAGTTTTAGGACGGATATTGGAAACGACAGTCGGTAGGAAAATGTCTTCATATAAGGTCGGCGTACTCGCCATGTGGCTGTTGCCCTTGGCGCTAGTCCTTCTATTTGCGCCCAATCAATGGCTAGCGATCTACGCTGTTTTTGCAGCAATGTACGGCATAAGTAATGGGGTCATGACCATTGTTCGAGGAACATTGCCTGCAGAACTATATGGTCGAGAAGCCTATGGTGCGGTAAGTGGAGCGATGGGAGCGCCCGTCATGGTTGCAATTGCGGCTGGTCCGTTTGCGGCATCCCTGTTGTACGCGTTTACTGATGGCTATGTAGGGACGTTACTTGTCTTGATTGCAGTCGGCGTTCTGGGATCAGTGTTATTTGCCTGCACATCAACTTCAATGAACAAAAACTAA
- a CDS encoding DMT family transporter, translating to MHKGVIYALLAAALFGASTPFSKLLVGQMGPVMLAGLLYLGSGLGLLTWYALRSITSRGKQTSGDHLTTRDLPWLGGAILTGGVAGPVLLMIGLTLTPASSASLLLNIEGVLTALLAWFVFKENFDRRIFAGMVLIVIAGVLLSVGQNTKLEIPWGALAIVAACLCWAIDNNLTRKISASDAVQIAGIKGLVAGSVSFSIALEMGYSVPDAHVIFSAGVVGFCGYGLSLVMFVLSLRHLGTARTGAYFSAAPFVGAVVSLLILGETPNTVFWIAAALMGAGIWLHLTETHGHKHTHLPLSHAHGHHHDEHHQHEHDFPWDGKEPHVHPHEHEKLTHSHDHFPDIHHRHEH from the coding sequence ATGCACAAAGGAGTCATCTACGCATTGCTGGCTGCAGCACTATTTGGTGCCAGTACGCCTTTTTCCAAACTGTTGGTCGGCCAAATGGGGCCAGTCATGCTTGCGGGCTTACTTTATCTAGGCAGTGGCCTTGGCTTGCTCACTTGGTATGCGTTGCGTTCCATCACATCCAGAGGGAAACAGACGTCAGGCGATCATTTAACAACGCGTGATTTACCTTGGTTGGGCGGAGCTATCCTGACAGGAGGTGTTGCTGGTCCTGTGTTGTTGATGATCGGCTTGACGCTAACTCCTGCATCGTCAGCGTCACTATTATTGAATATTGAAGGTGTATTGACAGCCTTGTTGGCATGGTTTGTCTTCAAAGAAAACTTTGATCGACGTATTTTTGCAGGCATGGTCTTGATCGTAATTGCGGGCGTATTGCTATCGGTGGGACAGAATACAAAACTGGAAATTCCTTGGGGTGCACTTGCTATTGTTGCGGCATGTTTATGCTGGGCTATCGACAATAATCTCACCAGAAAAATATCAGCGAGTGACGCGGTTCAAATAGCTGGCATTAAAGGCTTAGTAGCTGGATCGGTGAGTTTTTCGATAGCACTAGAAATGGGGTATTCAGTACCTGATGCTCATGTCATCTTTAGTGCAGGCGTTGTAGGCTTTTGTGGTTACGGCCTAAGTTTGGTGATGTTTGTCCTTTCACTTCGACATCTTGGGACGGCTCGAACAGGTGCGTATTTTTCTGCTGCGCCATTTGTAGGAGCTGTTGTATCGCTACTGATTTTGGGTGAGACGCCTAATACTGTATTTTGGATTGCCGCAGCCTTGATGGGAGCTGGTATTTGGCTACATTTGACGGAAACACACGGGCACAAACATACACATCTACCTCTATCCCATGCGCACGGACATCATCATGATGAGCATCACCAGCATGAACATGATTTTCCATGGGATGGAAAAGAACCCCATGTCCATCCACATGAACACGAGAAGTTAACGCACAGTCATGACCATTTTCCTGATATTCATCACAGACATGAGCATTAG
- a CDS encoding chromate resistance protein ChrB domain-containing protein, with protein MKWILLILTLPTENATARMRAWRALKASGAAVLRDGVYLLPEQSGCKATLSEIADDIDKNGGTTYLLHTSADNDAFLTLFDRSTEFAALSDDIAQYRAKLSDDTATETLKQVRKLRKTFDQLAAIDFFSSESQKQTAASLLELETAAIRTISPDEPHSITGEIQRLSLADYRGRIWATRARPWMDRLASAWLIRRFIDPKAKILWLASPADCPADALGFDFDGATFSHVGAKVTFETLLASFGLDSSALARLGGIVHFIDAGGIQPPEASGIERALAGIRATVTDDDQLLAIASGIFDGLLTTFEQDISA; from the coding sequence ATGAAATGGATTCTACTCATTCTGACCTTGCCAACAGAGAATGCTACAGCGCGGATGAGGGCATGGCGGGCACTTAAAGCCTCCGGCGCAGCTGTCTTGCGCGATGGTGTTTATCTATTGCCAGAACAAAGTGGCTGTAAAGCAACTCTGTCCGAGATTGCCGACGATATCGACAAGAATGGCGGCACGACATACTTACTCCACACGAGTGCAGATAACGATGCATTTCTTACCTTGTTTGATCGATCGACAGAGTTCGCCGCATTGTCCGATGACATTGCGCAATATCGCGCCAAGCTTAGCGACGATACGGCCACGGAAACTCTCAAACAAGTGCGCAAACTACGTAAAACCTTTGATCAGTTAGCGGCCATCGATTTCTTTTCCAGCGAATCACAAAAACAAACTGCGGCCTCATTACTAGAACTGGAAACAGCGGCAATCCGCACCATATCGCCGGATGAGCCACATTCCATTACGGGAGAAATCCAGCGCTTATCGCTTGCCGATTATCGTGGCCGTATTTGGGCAACGCGTGCTCGTCCTTGGATGGACAGGCTGGCCAGTGCATGGCTGATTCGGCGCTTTATCGATCCTAAAGCGAAAATTCTCTGGCTGGCATCCCCGGCAGATTGCCCGGCTGATGCACTGGGATTCGACTTTGATGGCGCGACGTTTTCTCATGTCGGTGCCAAGGTGACGTTTGAAACCTTGTTGGCCAGCTTTGGCCTTGATTCCTCTGCACTCGCTCGCTTGGGCGGCATCGTTCACTTTATTGACGCTGGAGGCATACAACCTCCGGAAGCTAGCGGTATCGAACGTGCGCTGGCAGGCATACGTGCAACCGTTACCGATGACGATCAACTTTTAGCAATTGCTTCAGGCATCTTCGATGGCCTGCTCACCACCTTCGAACAGGACATTTCAGCATGA
- a CDS encoding ArsR/SmtB family transcription factor produces MDTKATIAALAALAQESRLAVFRLLVQLGPEGLAATKIGEQLGIAPSSMSFHLKELTHADLITARHEGRFVIYSANFTTMNSLIGFLTENCCGGNVCLPNGTCNTHEEEHS; encoded by the coding sequence ATGGACACCAAAGCAACTATTGCTGCATTAGCAGCCTTGGCGCAAGAATCTCGCCTAGCAGTTTTTCGTCTGCTGGTTCAACTTGGTCCAGAGGGGCTGGCTGCTACCAAAATCGGAGAGCAACTGGGCATCGCGCCTTCATCGATGTCTTTTCACCTCAAAGAATTAACCCACGCCGATCTGATTACAGCACGGCATGAAGGTCGGTTTGTGATCTATTCCGCCAACTTCACTACGATGAATTCGTTGATCGGTTTTCTGACGGAAAACTGTTGTGGCGGAAATGTTTGCTTGCCTAATGGGACTTGCAACACCCACGAAGAAGAGCATTCCTAG
- the arsB gene encoding ACR3 family arsenite efflux transporter gives MSVQCEVTGKRAASASMSVFERYLTIWVAVCIVVGILLGQIFPSGVQAIGSLEIAKVNLPVGILIWVMIIPMLIKIDFSAWNQIKGHVRGIGVTLFINWAVKPFSMAFLAWLFIRHWFAAYLPADQLDSYVAGLILLAAAPCTAMVFVWSRLTGGDPYFTLSQVAMNDLIMVFAFAPLVAFLLGVSSITVPWDTLLTSVVLYIVVPVLIAQFWRKLLLKKGQASFDKVMDSIQPWSISALLLTLVLLFAFQGSAIIEQPLIIALLAVPILIQVFFNSALAYWLNRVVGEKHSVACPSALIGASNFFELAVAAAISLFGFKSGAALATVVGVLIEVPVMLLIVGIVNRSKGWYEAKN, from the coding sequence ATGTCTGTTCAATGCGAAGTCACCGGCAAGCGTGCCGCAAGTGCATCAATGAGTGTATTTGAGCGCTACCTCACCATTTGGGTTGCAGTATGTATTGTTGTCGGGATTTTGCTTGGGCAGATATTTCCGTCTGGCGTGCAAGCAATTGGTTCGTTGGAAATTGCTAAAGTTAATTTGCCTGTTGGCATACTGATTTGGGTAATGATCATTCCCATGCTGATCAAGATTGATTTCTCAGCATGGAATCAGATCAAAGGTCACGTCCGGGGTATTGGTGTAACCCTCTTCATTAACTGGGCTGTCAAGCCGTTCTCAATGGCTTTCCTAGCGTGGTTATTTATTCGGCATTGGTTTGCTGCGTACCTTCCTGCAGATCAATTAGATTCGTATGTGGCAGGATTAATTTTATTGGCGGCAGCACCTTGTACAGCGATGGTATTTGTCTGGAGTCGCCTTACTGGTGGTGACCCATACTTTACGTTGTCGCAGGTCGCGATGAACGATCTAATTATGGTGTTTGCGTTTGCCCCACTGGTAGCGTTTCTCTTGGGGGTGTCTAGTATTACAGTGCCATGGGATACGTTGTTAACATCGGTCGTACTTTATATTGTTGTTCCAGTCTTAATCGCTCAGTTTTGGCGTAAGTTGTTATTGAAGAAGGGACAAGCTAGTTTCGACAAGGTCATGGATAGCATTCAGCCTTGGTCAATCTCGGCTTTGTTGTTGACCTTGGTATTGCTGTTTGCGTTTCAGGGTAGCGCAATCATCGAACAGCCACTAATTATTGCATTGCTAGCGGTCCCAATTCTCATTCAAGTATTTTTCAACTCAGCACTGGCGTATTGGTTGAATAGAGTTGTCGGCGAAAAGCATTCGGTTGCATGCCCATCGGCTTTGATTGGTGCATCTAACTTCTTTGAATTGGCAGTAGCAGCGGCAATCAGCTTGTTCGGGTTTAAGTCTGGTGCAGCGCTTGCCACTGTAGTTGGTGTACTAATCGAGGTGCCGGTTATGTTGCTGATCGTCGGTATCGTCAATCGCAGCAAAGGATGGTACGAAGCAAAAAACTAA
- the arsC gene encoding arsenate reductase (glutaredoxin) (This arsenate reductase requires both glutathione and glutaredoxin to convert arsenate to arsenite, after which the efflux transporter formed by ArsA and ArsB can extrude the arsenite from the cell, providing resistance.), with amino-acid sequence MKVTIYHNPDCGTSRNTLAIIRHFGIEPEVIEYLENPPSLQKLEALIADAGISVREAIRKNGTPYQQLGLDNPEVSDEQLLNAMMIEPILINRPFVVAPMGVRLCRPSEAVLDILPPPPKASFAKEDGELVINEEGQRVTQSN; translated from the coding sequence ATGAAAGTTACGATTTATCACAACCCTGATTGCGGCACGTCGCGCAACACGCTGGCGATCATTCGACACTTTGGTATCGAGCCAGAGGTTATCGAGTATCTGGAAAATCCGCCGTCACTTCAAAAGCTAGAAGCATTGATTGCCGATGCCGGTATTTCGGTAAGAGAAGCTATCCGCAAAAATGGGACGCCGTATCAGCAACTGGGTCTTGATAATCCCGAAGTAAGCGATGAGCAGCTATTGAATGCAATGATGATTGAGCCGATTCTGATTAATCGCCCATTCGTTGTTGCTCCTATGGGAGTAAGACTTTGTCGTCCCTCGGAAGCGGTGTTGGACATTTTGCCTCCACCGCCTAAAGCATCTTTTGCCAAAGAAGACGGTGAGCTTGTTATAAACGAGGAGGGACAACGTGTCACACAAAGTAACTAA
- a CDS encoding arsenate reductase ArsC: protein MTTDQNDKTYNVLFLCTGNSARSIMAEAMLNTMGKGRFKAYSAGSHPGGTVNPFAIEQIKGTGYALDNLRSKSWDEFALPDAPHMDIVITVCDSAAGEVCPFWPGQPVSAHWGFEDPAAAKGTDEEKRAVFSKVAKQIYTRVNLLNSLPIAMLEKTALKREMDAIGTKL from the coding sequence ATGACTACCGATCAGAATGACAAGACGTACAACGTCCTTTTTCTCTGCACAGGCAACTCCGCACGCAGCATCATGGCTGAAGCAATGCTTAACACCATGGGTAAGGGACGCTTTAAAGCATATAGCGCGGGTAGTCACCCTGGCGGCACAGTTAACCCTTTTGCGATTGAGCAAATTAAAGGCACAGGCTATGCGCTCGACAACCTACGAAGCAAAAGCTGGGATGAATTCGCCTTGCCAGATGCTCCACACATGGACATCGTGATTACCGTATGCGACAGCGCAGCGGGTGAAGTTTGCCCATTCTGGCCGGGACAACCGGTTTCTGCGCATTGGGGATTTGAAGATCCAGCAGCTGCAAAAGGTACGGACGAAGAAAAGCGTGCGGTGTTTTCCAAGGTGGCAAAACAGATTTATACCCGAGTAAACCTTCTCAATAGCTTGCCAATCGCGATGCTGGAAAAAACAGCACTCAAACGCGAGATGGATGCCATTGGCACCAAACTTTAA
- a CDS encoding superoxide dismutase — protein MSYEILPLSLDTTALSGLSAALIQSHYGNNYGGTVKRLNAIQEQLGNVDFDHVPGSVLNALKRDELTAYNSMLLHEIYFDSLGGDGLLPKGSLRSAIERDFGSVERWQAEFVAMGKALGGGSGWVLLEKSPRDGKLSNQWTADDCHTLAGGVPLLALDMYRHAYHIDFETKAAAYVDAFMKNIAWRKVEKRWEKSA, from the coding sequence ATGTCCTACGAAATACTTCCGCTCTCTCTTGATACGACAGCCTTGTCGGGGCTATCTGCAGCGTTGATCCAAAGTCATTACGGCAATAACTATGGCGGCACAGTCAAGCGCTTGAATGCGATACAGGAACAACTGGGAAATGTCGATTTCGATCATGTTCCTGGCTCTGTTCTAAACGCACTCAAACGTGATGAACTGACTGCGTATAACTCCATGTTGTTACATGAGATTTATTTTGATTCTTTAGGTGGAGATGGTTTGTTGCCTAAGGGGTCATTACGTAGTGCGATTGAACGCGATTTCGGTAGCGTAGAGCGTTGGCAAGCCGAATTTGTAGCGATGGGCAAAGCTTTAGGTGGAGGATCAGGCTGGGTATTACTCGAAAAATCACCGCGAGATGGAAAGCTAAGCAATCAATGGACGGCTGACGATTGCCACACTTTAGCAGGCGGTGTACCACTACTAGCGCTGGATATGTATAGACATGCATATCACATTGATTTTGAGACCAAAGCTGCCGCCTACGTCGATGCATTCATGAAAAACATAGCCTGGAGAAAAGTAGAGAAGCGTTGGGAAAAATCAGCCTGA
- the chrA gene encoding chromate efflux transporter: MSDITSTTIANADEQTRPDQVPFWLALKLWFKLGFIGFGGPAAQISLLHRELVEQRRWISERRFLHALNYCMLLPGPEGQQLATYMGWLMHRTKGGIAAGVLFVLPSLFFLIALSWLYIAYGHVPLIAGLFYGIKPAITAVVVHAVHRIGSRALKNNLMWAIAAASFVAIFAMNVPFPVIVATAALIGYLGGRYIPDKFTVGGGHGQANKSYGPALIDDDTPTPEHAQFRWSGLTKILAVGAVLWCVPMAVLTLRFGWDHTLTQMGWFFTKAALVTFGGAYAVLPYIYQGAIGHYNWLTPTQMIDGLALGEANPGPLIMVVAFVGFVGAYVQAVFGPDLQFLAGTTAAVLVTWFTFLPSFIFILAGGPLVESTHGNLKFTAPLSGITAAVVGVILNLAAFFAYHVLWPAGFSGAFDWIAALMSVIAAVALVRYKRNVMHVIAASAVIGLILKTVFNI, translated from the coding sequence ATGAGCGACATCACATCTACTACGATAGCGAATGCTGATGAGCAAACACGACCTGATCAGGTGCCATTTTGGTTGGCACTTAAGTTGTGGTTCAAACTAGGTTTCATTGGTTTCGGTGGCCCTGCGGCGCAAATATCTCTGCTGCACAGAGAACTCGTTGAACAAAGACGCTGGATTAGCGAACGACGTTTTCTGCATGCGTTGAACTACTGCATGTTGTTACCGGGGCCGGAAGGCCAGCAACTCGCCACCTATATGGGATGGCTGATGCACCGTACTAAAGGCGGCATCGCAGCTGGCGTGCTGTTCGTACTCCCGTCATTGTTTTTCTTGATTGCTTTGTCCTGGCTTTATATCGCCTATGGTCATGTGCCGCTGATCGCCGGTTTGTTTTACGGTATCAAGCCAGCGATTACGGCCGTGGTCGTGCATGCGGTTCATCGCATTGGTTCACGTGCATTGAAAAACAATTTAATGTGGGCGATTGCCGCCGCATCCTTTGTCGCTATCTTTGCGATGAACGTACCGTTCCCTGTCATCGTCGCAACAGCCGCATTGATTGGCTATCTCGGTGGCCGCTACATTCCAGACAAATTCACAGTCGGTGGCGGTCACGGCCAAGCCAATAAGTCATACGGCCCAGCACTGATTGATGACGATACGCCGACACCGGAACATGCTCAATTCCGCTGGTCTGGATTGACGAAAATTCTGGCTGTAGGTGCTGTGTTGTGGTGCGTGCCTATGGCGGTCTTGACACTGCGTTTCGGCTGGGACCATACCTTGACGCAAATGGGATGGTTCTTTACCAAGGCTGCTTTGGTGACATTCGGCGGCGCGTATGCGGTTTTGCCATATATCTATCAAGGTGCGATCGGGCACTACAACTGGCTTACACCTACACAGATGATTGATGGTTTGGCCTTGGGTGAAGCCAATCCAGGCCCACTCATCATGGTGGTCGCTTTTGTAGGCTTTGTCGGTGCTTATGTACAAGCGGTATTTGGTCCTGATTTGCAGTTCCTGGCTGGTACTACCGCAGCTGTGCTCGTGACATGGTTCACCTTCTTGCCATCATTTATCTTTATTTTGGCTGGTGGTCCTTTGGTTGAGTCCACACATGGCAACTTGAAATTCACAGCACCGTTAAGTGGCATTACTGCCGCAGTGGTCGGTGTGATTCTTAACCTTGCAGCATTTTTCGCGTATCACGTTCTGTGGCCAGCAGGATTCTCAGGTGCATTCGACTGGATTGCCGCACTCATGTCAGTTATCGCGGCGGTAGCCTTGGTTCGCTATAAACGCAACGTTATGCATGTCATTGCAGCGAGTGCCGTGATTGGATTAATTCTGAAAACGGTCTTCAACATTTAA
- a CDS encoding YHYH domain-containing protein, translating to MKKIIIAMLLVAGTSFAFAHSGGTDKNGCHNDRKNGGYHCH from the coding sequence ATGAAAAAAATTATTATTGCAATGCTGCTAGTTGCAGGTACTTCATTTGCCTTTGCTCACTCAGGTGGCACGGATAAAAATGGCTGCCATAATGATCGAAAAAATGGCGGTTATCATTGTCACTAA